Part of the Anticarsia gemmatalis isolate Benzon Research Colony breed Stoneville strain chromosome 14, ilAntGemm2 primary, whole genome shotgun sequence genome, TGGATGGGAATAGTTATCAAAATGCTAGTGCGATtctttttaccttaaaattgtttattgttttaagttttcTGATGACAATACTACTTGCAGTGAGGTCTATATCTTACAGATAAAGTTCTGAAAAAATACCAAAGTAATTTGAAAACGCAAATTTCATTTACTTAAACTGATTGCGATAGACATAAAACGAATGAAActctactttaaaataatatattcacaaGCCTATAAATTGGTTTCAATATACAAATCCATTAGCGTTTCTCTACTAAGTATTACAATACTACTTAGCATAGCACTACGCGGTCGTTACCACGTGTTTCTCACTACGGGAAGGACAGGCCTCCTGAAGCGCCGTGACGTCAGTGTCGTCGCCGCACTGACCGCGACTGACTATTCTTCGAACCACGAGACCACagaaaaaacttaattaaatatatttgtgacGCCATGTTTATGTTAGTTTATagtatttctgtatttttttactggaatccattcattcattttattatattgatattatacaTGAATGATTATAGGATACTTGAGTAAAGAGACTTTCAGCTTGCGACTACGGCCAGTGTTATCAGCGCCGAaacataaaatagatttaataaaagATCTCGTCCTTTTCACGTTCTGGGTTAAAATACAATGTCCTGTAATCAATAAAGTTTTTCGccaattttactttaaataaatcaacaaacaaAAGTCTAGATAATCTTTTATGATGTTACAGCATTTCCTGTAATTCATTGTCTCTAATAAAACACGCTAAAAGCACTTCCACGTCTTACGTAAACTTTACAACTGTTTACTCTACtacaaaacatgaaaaaatCTTCGCAAATGTTTGCATATCGTTCAAATTAAAGGCCATTTCCACTATTACAAACAGATCCAAGGCAAAAACTGCATCATCAGCGTATACAGGATGGTTACTGACTTAAGTATAACTGAATGGCATTGCTGgtaaaagaagaaaaacacACATAACATCACATTAGGTCTCAAACGCAGGTCTGGAGCATAGTTAGTACTTGTAGATTGTCatgtataacaaaatgtagGTATAGATGGAGAAGATACGTTTCTAGGGATTTGAGCAAAAGACATCTGAGAGTTATCTGAAACTGTTCCCGATGGAATCTACCTCTAAATTCCACTAACGGGACTTGGTCACCATACTGACTCGAAGTCCCTTCCCCATTCCGAGAAGGAATCCTAGATCAGCCGTGGGACGGTAttgattaaaatgatttaaagtaGTTTCTCTCCATAGACCATTAATTTTTCCACTCTGTATACTGAGTACACAGATCAGATGAGCAAACAAGCACACAGTGATTAAACTATTTGTGCCGTATAGGCGAAGGTCTTGAGAAAGGTCGGTCACTTCACTTCCGAGACGTGTCGGAAGTGTACGCCATTGTTTTATGATTGcacttgtttttattgatttatttgtacttatgacatgatttatatgaatttggaatgtaattttataagaattataaatcaaatcgtttgttttttatgtccaattataatttttatgtctTTGTTGTTCAGAAaagtttaaatacttattttcaaatgtaaagGTTTTCACCCAATGTTATTCAAATGTGAATTTCGTGTATGTAAAGTATAAATTCTGAACTTATTATGAAGATGCTTTGCTGTGCtatgaattaaaacaaaacagcaaCAACAATGTTTACTTTTGATATAACTACTGATATGACCTATTTCTATCAAAGGCTCTGTTTGCATATTTGCCCGGTCAATGCCACCAATTCCGACTAACTGAAACATGATAACTTATACATCTGATTGGTCATTTGCCTATATTTAGTATCTAATTTTCTTTTGGTTATATTTCTCGTACGGAgatatgttttaaaagtaaaaatgtgttttcattGGAGTAAAGAAACGTCTAGAATGTTCCATAAAAACCAGATGCTGGCATGTTGAAATTGAATGATGAGTTGTTATAATAAAGTTGTTAAACAATCAAATACCTGCGTAAGCGCACTCATTCCGTGATGTTATAATTAGAATACATCTGACAATACAAATGAAAACGTACAAAAAGCAACAATATTCTCACGTAGCTTTAATAAACACTGCTTTAAAGAGGTcacgattttatttatatatttaagtatataacgTGTACTATCGTATGTATCTGTGAAAGAAAAGGTTTCTCGGTGCTTTTACAGTTCCTTTCTTGAATTTGCTGTCTGAACCCGGATTTTTTCCGAAAGCACttggaaaaatatttgctacttataataaatttggTGTGCAAAATGCGTGTAATGTCAAAGATCTATAACATGAATTTGTTTTTGTCAAATTTATCTGTGTTAAAGTCACTACATAAATCGTCAAAAGGGAAAAGTGGGTAATTAAAGCccttataaacaaataaagcaataaatgtaaattgtcaagtatttttttttggtaggtACATGTTAATGAAGACCAATATAATTTAGAAGGTGACACGTCAGACACTTTTGAGGCGCACGCGCACGAACATTACACCTTGCGAACATGAACTTTGTTACTatgtatacttatgtatatactATTCATAAGTGCGTCACGAGCACCAAACAGTGACTTAGCAAACATAGTGTTCGGCAAATATCAAAATCATGTGGTTTGTATGGGATCTTGATTATATTTGAGGTTAAACATATAGGTGTAATTTTgcaaacaattaatttacaaacagACTTGTGTTAAATTTGTACGGTGtgattttacttaaaattgaatttaagaAGAAGTGTTGATTTTAGTATTACGTTTTGAGCTTATATTGAactcttatttttattacacaggGTTGTATTTCGGGCAACGGTCATTGAGTAACTACGTATATATTAAGGGTTAATTCAATATAGTGACAGCTGACTGGTTGAGAGACATTAATGTAAAAGTGTGATTAGTGCAGGAGATGCCATACGCAATAAAAATAAGGGCAATAAAACGTATCCCAATATTAATGGCAATGATACGCAAACCATATAATTACGTTTATACGACATTACATGTCTCAATGTCTCATGTCTGGGTTTTTTCCGGTTCCGGTGCTCGAAGCGTAAACATTGTTGTAGTACAGATCCTCCAACTTATTGtgattaaaaatcatttacgaACTGTTGGACACGATAAATAGTTGAAAACACAATCTTAACGTGTAGTGGACTTGTGTAAATATTAACTAACAGTGCAATTAAAGTGAATGTGAGAAAAAGTAAAACTGATTATAAAAACCAACGATTACCGAAGTGAGGTTAGAAATTGATTGTGACATTAGTAGACACTGTCAACTGTCAAGTCAACTTGACAGGATCGATATCATTCGTTCATTGCGTCGGTGTTGCCAACACGAAAAATTTCTACCGCTGCGATTCATTTTAcgcaaaaattaaaacttaaacatgGAAGATCAATTCGAAATCTTGTTtgagaaaatgaaaattgaaatgcAGAAACAGACGCTTGAACTGAAGGAATCTATAACTAATTCAGTCATGGAAAAAATGGATGAAAAAATAAAGCCTATTATAgcagaaaataaagatttaaaggaAAAAGTAATAAGCCTTGAGAAAGAGATAGAATATATGAAAagagataagaagaaaaacaacattattatttttggattacAAGAGGAAGAAGAATCAACGACAGGATTAATAGAAGTGGTGaagaacatatttaataaagacttaaatataaatattggggattttgaaataaatcaaatttttcgCATCGGCAAGAAAAGCCCAGGCAGAAAACCGAGACCGGTTTTGCTCTCTCTTGTCAATTCATGGAAGAAAACTGAGATACTGAGAGTTCGGAAAAATCTGAAAGACATATATATAACAGAAGACTATTCTAAAGAAGTATTGGAGAAgaggaaaatgttacaaacaaaattgaaagaGGAAAGGATAAAAGGGAATTTTGCATATCTCAGGTACGATAAGCTCGtagtaaaggaaaataatgcaagtaacgaaaaaagaaaaagggGAGAAGCTTATTCACCGGGTGATAACACACAAACTAAAAAACAGCAAGTCTGGACGCCATCACATACAAATAGGCGCAACGCCTTTGATGTGATGAGAGGCAGATCCAACTCTCTCTCGTGCCCCAAGGCGGATAATAGGCAATAACAATTAACTATCGGCAACCgggaaacaaaacaacacaaaaatatagaaaaccaAACATACAGAAACTACCAACCTCCCCCAAGCCGACTGGTCCTCGTGGGGGAAAATGACCACGACCCTCTAAAGATAAACAACCAGAAAAAGAAACGTAACGATAACGATATATATATCGCCACTTTAAACTGTCGATCACTAGGAACCACTGAAAAACTACAAGAATTGGAATTAGCATTGGATGAAATAAAATGGGACATAATTGGTCTTAGCGAAGTGAGAAGATTAGGGGAAAGAATTGAAGACCAtggtaaatacatactttaccATATTGGGGAGACGCCTGGATTGTACGGTGTCGGCTTCATGATCAAAAGAAACCTCGCCAAAAACATACAGGAACTAAGAGGGATTTCAGAACGGATCGCATTACTCAACATTCTATTACCTGTAGATGGTGAAGAAGACCGAATATGGTCAATAATCCAGGCGTATTCGCCAACTGAATCCAATAGAAGAGAAGACAT contains:
- the LOC142978347 gene encoding uncharacterized protein LOC142978347, with protein sequence MEDQFEILFEKMKIEMQKQTLELKESITNSVMEKMDEKIKPIIAENKDLKEKVISLEKEIEYMKRDKKKNNIIIFGLQEEEESTTGLIEVVKNIFNKDLNINIGDFEINQIFRIGKKSPGRKPRPVLLSLVNSWKKTEILRVRKNLKDIYITEDYSKEVLEKRKMLQTKLKEERIKGNFAYLRYDKLVVKENNASNEKRKRGEAYSPGDNTQTKKQQVWTPSHTNRRNAFDVMRGRSNSLSCPKADNRQ